In Cydia pomonella isolate Wapato2018A chromosome 27, ilCydPomo1, whole genome shotgun sequence, a single genomic region encodes these proteins:
- the LOC133532485 gene encoding LOW QUALITY PROTEIN: uncharacterized protein LOC133532485 (The sequence of the model RefSeq protein was modified relative to this genomic sequence to represent the inferred CDS: deleted 1 base in 1 codon) produces the protein MSLPREFIFNQELSKLDPQILGTSAPPTTVAPLSCSIDLPTDAIEATLSPDKSGSLLSVQSAPPEQRERPHSLMLELPLATQVGAYLSAMSPTEQEEDSLLTLSSVTARPLLAASKKLRSDTTSESTSPPDGGYGWVVVFGAFMVQFWVAGLFKSYGVLYVEIMETFPDSSESVASWIPAALSTLCLALAPLSSALCEKYSCRLVVFIGGLFCGTGLALSYFSTGLLHLLFSFGVLTGIGGGLSTTPGIVIVSQYFDKHRALANGICVSGTAAGSFVFPMLIEKLVGMYGLHGTVLLLGGGMLHVCVSATLYRDPPCVRERASPTTTTTENTTLLTDIQEGKTEPKDNRLQALFQPDAENHKNALLTEEAKRNDLLAEIMHPRLIEVTRQNNTLQMSDSEDSEGMDVLGVVGLPREVARLRLRPTRSSSILHSVEDLSTDSTCVYKRRKLSRSLYIKPPLPRLIPKLPEPIIIKSDPEEQKVVVKKKTCIEKISRYLDVSLLKSWRFGLLCASVALMSWWSPYALYYLPAYTVSAGHSKSAAGRLVAISAVLDLCGRLGLGWLCDLQLFCRRKAYILR, from the exons GAGCTGTCCAAGCTGGACCCTCAAATCCTGGGCACCTCGGCGCCACCGACGACCGTCGCTCCTCTCTCCTGCTCCATCGACCTGCCCACTGATGCTATCGAG GCAACCCTGTCTCCAGACAAATCTGGCTCGCTGCTGTCTGTACAGTCGGCGCCGCCAGAGCAGAGGGAGCGGCCTCACAGCCTCATGCTCGAGCTGCCGTTAGCCACT CAAGTGGGCGCATACCTATCCGCCATGTCCCCCACCGAGCAGGAGGAGGACTCTCTGCTGACGCTCTCGTCAGTCACGGCGCGGCCGCTGCTCGCCGCGTCCAAGAAGCTACGCTCAGATACGACTAGCGAGTC CACGTCTCCCCCGGACGGCGGCTATGGCTGGGTGGTGGTGTTCGGCGCCTTCATGGTGCAGTTCTGGGTGGCAGGGCTCTTCAAGTCGTACGGCGTGCTGTACGTGGAGATCATGGAGACCTTCCCGGACAGCTCCGAGTCCGTGGCTTCCTGGATACCGGCGGCACTGTCCACCTTGTGTTTGGCTCTAG CCCCGTTGTCGTCAGCTCTTTGCGAGAAGTACTCCTGCCGACTGGTGGTCTTCATCGGGGGTCTATTCTGCGGGACAGGTCTAGCGCTGTCCTACTTCAGCACCGGCCTGCTGCATCTGCTGTTCAGCTTCGGAGTCCTGACTG gaatCGGCGGTGGTCTCTCCACTACGCCGGGGATCGTCATCGTTTCACAATATTTCGACAAGCACAG AGCGCTAGCCAACGGTATATGCGTGAGCGGGACGGCCGCCGGCAGTTTCGTGTTCCCCATGCTTATAGAGAAGCTAGTCGGCATGTATGGTCTGCATGGGACTGTACTGCTTTTGG GTGGTGGAATGCTCCACGTCTGTGTGTCGGCGACTCTGTACCGCGATCCTCCCTGCGTGAGAGAACGAGCCTCCCCCACCACAACCACTACAGAGAACACTACATTGCTGACCGACATACAGGAGG GTAAAACGGAACCCAAGGACAATCGCCTCCAGGCCCTGTTCCAGCCCGACGCCGAGAACCACAAAAACGCGCTGCTCACTGAGGAGGCGAAACGGAACGATCTTCTGGCAGAAATTATGCATCCCAGGCTTATTGAG GTGACTCGACAAAACAACACTCTGCAAATGTCTGATTCTGAAGACTCCGAAGGAATGGATGTGTTGGGCGTTGTCG GCCTCCCACGGGAAGTGGCGCGGCTCCGCCTGCGGCCCACGCGCTCGTCGTCCATCCTGCACTCCGTCGAGGACCTCTCCACCGACAGCACCTGCGTCTACAAGCGACGCAAGCTCAGCAG ATCTCTGTATATCAAGCCTCCGCTGCCCCGTCTGATTCCGAAACTCCCCGAGCCGATCATCATCAAGTCAGACCCTGAGGAGCAAAAGGTGGTCGTCAAGAAGAAGACATGTATTGAGAAGATATCCAG ATACCTCGACGTGTCGCTGCTAAAATCCTGGCGCTTC GGTCTGCTGTGCGCATCGGTAGCCCTCATGTCGTGGTGGTCCCCTTATGCACTGTACTACCTGCCCGCTTACACCGTGTCCGCCGGACACAGCAAGTCCGCCGCTG GTCGGCTGGTGGCGATCAGTGCAGTTCTGGACCTCTGCGGACGGTTAGGATTGGGCTGGCTCTGCGACTTGCAGCTTTTCTGCAGAAGAAAGGCTTACATCCTCAGGTAA